The following is a genomic window from Clostridium sp..
GGGCTGATAACGGAAGCAGGGGTCAGAATACCAGGTATCATAGGAAATACAATTGGAATAGTAGGTGCTCTCATACTTGGCCAGGCAGCTGTTGAAGCAAGTATAATAAGTCCCGTGCTCATAATAGTTGTTGCATTTACAATACTGGGCAATTATTCCATACCGGATTTCAGTCTCAGCTATGGAGTCAGGATATTCAGGGTTATTTTTATAGTACTTGGGGCCATGCTTGGTTTTTTGGGTATATCAATTGGAATAGTAGTGACTGCTACAATGCTTGTAAGCCTGAAGTCATTCGGAGTGCCATTTTTATCGATTATGGCACCTAAAACCAGAAAAGCCAGTGATACTGTTTTGAGCAAACCATTGTGGAGGCAGGAAATGAGGCCGGATCCTATAAATCCTTTGAACTTGAGAAAACAACCTAAAATATCTAAAAAATGGACCAAGGAAGATGCAGATTATAATGAGGATAAATTATGATTAGGGAAGGCAATATAGGATTATATGAAACTGTATGTATTGTCATGATTTTTCTTTTGGATAAAATATTCTACACGAGTACGGCTGTAATAGTCTATAAGTTTGGTACAGCTGCATGGTACTGTACGGTTATGTCCTGTATTTTAAGTATTCTGTTTTTCCTGATCATATGTATTCTCATGAGAAAATTTCCCGGGCATAATATTATAGAAATATTTGAGCTGGTATTGGGAAAATTTATCGGGAAAATCACAGGAATTGCATTTTGTATATACTTTACTTTCTATACAAGTGCCAACTTGAGGGAGTTTGTAGACATGATAAAGAGCTATAACCTTCCGCGGACGCCAGCAAGTCTTATAATAATAATTATTCTGATTCTGACAGCTGTAATTGTATGTCTTGGATTTGAAACAATAGGAAGATTATGTGCAGTTGTATTTTTACCGGTAATATTTGGAATTGTAATTATATTCTTGATGGCTTCACCAAATTATAATATGAGCAATCTTGCACCCTATCTGGGATATGGAATATTGAATACATTAAAGGGCGCAGTGGTGAGAAGTTCTGCATACAGTGAAGTAGTAATATTGTTTTTTATTGTAAATTCCATACATGGAATTGATATTGTAAAAAGGGCGGGAATTATAAGTCTTGTCCTGGCTGGAACAATATTTGGGCTTACAACCCTATGTTATTTGATGACATTTACCTATGGTGCGGGGAGTGAAAACATATCGGGATTGTTTGAACTCAGCAGGGTAATTTATTTCAGCCGTTTTATTGAAAGGGTGGAATCCTTATTTCTTGTAACCTGGATTGTTCCAACTATACTGAATACAGCAGTAGGTTTTTACATGGCTGTTAGTATATATTGCCAGGTGTTTGATATAAAGAATCACATACCGCCTACAGTATCATTTCTCATTTTGCTCTTTGTAGGGGCTGTACTCCCTGAAAATTTCTCACAGCTTCTTGAGTTGGAACTTGTGTTTATAAGAGAGTACAGTTTTATATTGAATTATTTGATACCGGTATTTGTCCTAATAGTATCCATTGTCATGAAAAAGGGAGGTAGGAAGTCAGATGTACAGAAAAATTAGTATCTTTACAGTGCTTGTTTTTATGACGGCCTTTTTTTTGACAGGATGCTATGACTCCATGGAAATTGACCATAAAGTATATCCAATATTAATTGGAATAGACAAAGGAGTGAATAATAAACTATTTATAACTTTTCAGTACCCCGGCTATGGAAGGGGAGTGCAAAATGCTGGCCCCAGTCAGGAAAATTCAAGAGGAAATGTGAGTTCAATAGAGGCGCCCAGTATTATAGAAGCTTGTGATTTATTGAATACGGAGGTTTCAAGGGAGGTAACACTACAGCATGTCAAGGCCTTCGTGTTTTCAGAAGATATTGCGGAACAGGGAATAGGTGAATATATTGCCGCTATACAGAGGTACAGGGAGATAAGAAGCACTGTAAGCATAATGGTTACAAGGGGAAAAGCGGAAGATTTTATAAAAGTCAATAGATCCAGCATAGGGCCAAGTATTTCAAAAATGATGGAATTGATATTGTCCCAGTCCCGAAATACCAGCTATTTCCCGGAGGAAAGATTTTTTGAATTCTATAGAAATGCCATTTCAACTTATGAGCAGCCTATAGCAGCTTATGCAGGGGTAAATGATTTTCACCAGGTTCAGGATAGAGGACCCGGGAAAGGTGGTTCTTCAGTGGTACCAGCCAAGGGATTCAAGGCTGGAGATGTACCTATAAAAAATACAAATGGGAGGCAGATTGCGGGTACTGCAGTATTTGACGGTGACAAAATGGTAGGATATCTGGATACTTATGAAACAAGATATTACCTTATGGTAACAGGAAGATTCAAGTCAGGCATTATTACAGTTGATGATCCCAGAAAAAAAAATCATCCAATAGTAACATATGTTGTGATGAACAAGAGACCTGTAGTGAAGGCGGAATTTCAAAATGGTAAACCTGTAATAAATGTGAACTTGGAAATTGAAGCGGATATTGAGTCGATACACAGCAGAATCAACTATGAAAGAATCAATATGGTAGGAGACCTGAACAATTATATAAGTCAGTTTATTCTGGATGGAATCTGCAATACCATAAAGAAAACGCAGATAAAATACAATACGGATATATTTGGATTCGGCCATGCAGTCTCGAAAAATTTTAAAACCATACAGGAGTGGGAGGATTACAATTGGCTTAGTCACTATAAGGAAGCCAAAATAAATGTGAATCTCGACTTCAAAATCAGAAAGATGGGAACCAAGATAGGTTCCAAGGAGATCTGGGATTCGAAGGGAAGGACTACAAAGTGAGATATATAATTTCATTGTTGATTATAGCTGCAAATTACTATACCTTCAGCTATGGTGTATTTATGTACAAAAATGAAGGCAACAGACTTGGAGCCTTTGGGGCATATGCAATTTCCATAATTGTATCAATTATATCAATCATAATTTTATTTGTAAGATGGTAGAAATTTATGAGTTGTTATTCTCATACAATTCTCTATAATGATAATATACGGATGAATTTAATGAAAAAACTTTAGGGAGGAAATTTTATGTCATCAATGGGTTTAATAAGAGTATCGTCTGCATGTCCTGTAACCAATGTTGGAGATGTGGATTTTAATCTGAAAAATATAAAATTTTGTATAGATAAAGCAGTATCTAAAAATGCAAAGCTTGTGGTTTTTCCCGAGTTGTGTGTAACTTCATATACATGTGCGGACCTTTTCCTGCAGAAAATACTTATTGACAAATCAAGAGGTGCATTGAAAAACATATGCAGTTATTCCATGAACAAGGATATATTGATTGCTGTAGGTGCACCTCTCGAGTATAATTACAGCCTGTATAATTGTGCTTTTGTAATATTCAATGGCAGTATACTTGGAGTTGTACCAAAAAGTTATATCCCGAATTATGAAGAATTTTATGAGAGAAGATGGTTCAGCTCTGGAAGGGATATAGTGGATGAAAAGATAGACCTATATTTTCAAGAGGAAATACCCTTCGGGGTGAACATGATCTTTTCCTGCGGGGATTTCAGATTCGGATTTGAAATCTGTGAAGATCTATGGAGTGTGGTTCCTCCAAGCAGTTATCTTTGCCTTATGGGTGCAAATATAATAGGTAATTTGTCTGCCTCAAATGATATAGTAAGTAAATCCGACTACAGGAAGGAACTGGTAAAATCCCAGAGTGCAAGATGTATGTGTTCATACATATATGCATCCTCGGGGGTATTTGAATCCTCTACGGATCTTGTCTTCGGAGGAGAATTGCTGATAGCTGAAAACGGCAGCATGAACAGTTGCAACAACAGGTTTCAGAGAAAAAATGAAATTATAACTTCCATTGTGGACATAGAAAGGCTGAATATGCAGAGATTGAAAAATATAAGCTTCAGGGATGCTGCAAATACTGTACCATGGAAGGTGAGAAATATAAAATTTGAGTTTGAAGACACCTCCTATGGAAAATGTGACAAGATTATTTCCAGATATCCTTTCGTACCTTCTGACAGAATGCAGATGGAGGATAGGTGCAGGGAGATATTCAACATACAGATTTCCGGACTTGGAAAGAGGGTTGAGCATACAGGACTCGAAAAAGCCGTTATAGGTATTTCCGGAGGACTGGACTCTACACTGGCACTTCTAGTTGTAGTAAAAACCTTTGACATGCTCCATATATCCAGAAAAAACATAATAACCGTTACCCTGCCAGGGTTTGGGACTACTGACAGAACTTATAATAATGCAGTTGAACTCTGCAGAAATCTTCACACTGATTTAAGGGAGATAAATATAGTTGATGCCTGCCTTCAGCATTTCAAGGATATAGGCCATGACAGGGAAATACATGATGTAACTTATGAAAATGTACAGGCAAGGGAGAGAACACAGATATTGATGGATATTGCAAACAAGGAGGGTGGACTTGCCATAGGCACCGGGGATCTGTCGGAACTTGCACTTGGATGGTGCACATATAATGGGGATCATATGTCCATGTATGGTGTAAACTGTTCAGTGCCTAAAACACTTGTGAGATATCTTGTAGGGTATGTGGCGCAAAGAGAAGTATCTGATGAAATATCACGTATTTTAACAGATATACTTGAAACTCCTGTAAGTCCGGAACTTCTGCCGAAAGACATCAGTGGAAAGATATCCCAGAAAACAGAAGATATAATTGGTCCCTATGAGCTTCATG
Proteins encoded in this region:
- a CDS encoding GerAB/ArcD/ProY family transporter, translating into MIREGNIGLYETVCIVMIFLLDKIFYTSTAVIVYKFGTAAWYCTVMSCILSILFFLIICILMRKFPGHNIIEIFELVLGKFIGKITGIAFCIYFTFYTSANLREFVDMIKSYNLPRTPASLIIIIILILTAVIVCLGFETIGRLCAVVFLPVIFGIVIIFLMASPNYNMSNLAPYLGYGILNTLKGAVVRSSAYSEVVILFFIVNSIHGIDIVKRAGIISLVLAGTIFGLTTLCYLMTFTYGAGSENISGLFELSRVIYFSRFIERVESLFLVTWIVPTILNTAVGFYMAVSIYCQVFDIKNHIPPTVSFLILLFVGAVLPENFSQLLELELVFIREYSFILNYLIPVFVLIVSIVMKKGGRKSDVQKN
- a CDS encoding Ger(x)C family spore germination protein, whose protein sequence is MYRKISIFTVLVFMTAFFLTGCYDSMEIDHKVYPILIGIDKGVNNKLFITFQYPGYGRGVQNAGPSQENSRGNVSSIEAPSIIEACDLLNTEVSREVTLQHVKAFVFSEDIAEQGIGEYIAAIQRYREIRSTVSIMVTRGKAEDFIKVNRSSIGPSISKMMELILSQSRNTSYFPEERFFEFYRNAISTYEQPIAAYAGVNDFHQVQDRGPGKGGSSVVPAKGFKAGDVPIKNTNGRQIAGTAVFDGDKMVGYLDTYETRYYLMVTGRFKSGIITVDDPRKKNHPIVTYVVMNKRPVVKAEFQNGKPVINVNLEIEADIESIHSRINYERINMVGDLNNYISQFILDGICNTIKKTQIKYNTDIFGFGHAVSKNFKTIQEWEDYNWLSHYKEAKINVNLDFKIRKMGTKIGSKEIWDSKGRTTK
- a CDS encoding NAD(+) synthase — its product is MSSMGLIRVSSACPVTNVGDVDFNLKNIKFCIDKAVSKNAKLVVFPELCVTSYTCADLFLQKILIDKSRGALKNICSYSMNKDILIAVGAPLEYNYSLYNCAFVIFNGSILGVVPKSYIPNYEEFYERRWFSSGRDIVDEKIDLYFQEEIPFGVNMIFSCGDFRFGFEICEDLWSVVPPSSYLCLMGANIIGNLSASNDIVSKSDYRKELVKSQSARCMCSYIYASSGVFESSTDLVFGGELLIAENGSMNSCNNRFQRKNEIITSIVDIERLNMQRLKNISFRDAANTVPWKVRNIKFEFEDTSYGKCDKIISRYPFVPSDRMQMEDRCREIFNIQISGLGKRVEHTGLEKAVIGISGGLDSTLALLVVVKTFDMLHISRKNIITVTLPGFGTTDRTYNNAVELCRNLHTDLREINIVDACLQHFKDIGHDREIHDVTYENVQARERTQILMDIANKEGGLAIGTGDLSELALGWCTYNGDHMSMYGVNCSVPKTLVRYLVGYVAQREVSDEISRILTDILETPVSPELLPKDISGKISQKTEDIIGPYELHDFFLYYFVRNNFEPDKIFFLAKEAFRECYSEDTIKKWLKVFVRRFFTQQFKRSAIPDGPKVGTVSLSPRGDWRMPSDASVELWLRDIE